A section of the Streptomyces sp. SCL15-4 genome encodes:
- a CDS encoding sortase → MRYTHMGAGIGLALGALGLQIPAAAAADDSDVRIEPRNAYPGSTVTVSTSACDPDADYGKGTSEAGGDFHLFAGDEEGVLTGQFQIPEGVGPGSDTVTLKCPPLTKVTETYEITGRPPEGSVNAGFGPADDSGTGLALGGGLLLTAAAGVVWIYRRPNDNRS, encoded by the coding sequence ATGCGTTACACACACATGGGTGCAGGGATCGGCCTGGCTCTCGGTGCCCTGGGACTCCAGATCCCGGCCGCAGCCGCCGCCGACGACTCGGATGTCCGTATCGAACCGCGGAACGCCTATCCGGGTTCCACGGTCACGGTCAGTACGAGTGCCTGCGACCCTGACGCGGACTACGGCAAGGGCACGTCGGAGGCGGGCGGAGATTTCCACCTCTTCGCGGGTGACGAGGAGGGCGTGCTCACCGGTCAGTTCCAGATCCCGGAAGGCGTCGGCCCGGGCAGTGACACCGTCACCCTGAAGTGTCCGCCACTGACCAAGGTCACGGAGACGTACGAGATCACCGGCCGCCCTCCGGAGGGCTCGGTCAACGCCGGTTTCGGACCGGCCGACGACTCGGGCACGGGGCTCGCCCTGGGCGGCGGACTGCTCCTCACGGCCGCCGCCGGTGTCGTCTGGATCTACCGCCGGCCGAACGACAACAGAAGCTGA